GGAGATGCGAGGACGAAAACAAACGCAAAGGGAGAGAAAGAGATATTGACGAATCAGCAAGAGGGATTATGGACCTCGAGATCTTGCATGAGTTACGAAGATTGAGAACTCAGATGGGGAATTCGCACAGGCAAGATAGGTCTCAATGGATGGAAGAAAAGGTCATGTTGACCACTATGATACGTGTAGGGATGCAAACAACGCCTGGAGGAGAGCTGAAGAAGATTGACAGAAAGAAGGAAAAGTCATTACAAAAGGATCAAAAGCCACGAGGTGATGAAACTGGAGGACAACAACATAGGAACTCAAAGCAAACGAAGCAGGGAGTAAAAGCATGGACAGAGCTAGAACTCCCAAAGCTTAACACAACTGTGGAAAGGATATGGAAGGAAGTGACACTGACCGAGGAAATCCCAATGCCACCAAATTTGGGAAGAGAACCAGACCCTGAGAATAAGAGTCACGAGTTCTGCAGATATCATAGTTTTCATGGACATCACACAAACAATTGCAGGAGCGTCAAGAAAATCTTACTTCGCCTCATAGGGCAAGGGAAAATCGCATATTACGTAGAGTACCGGGAATTACCACCCCCACCACATCATCACGGGGACCTGACAGAACGGCATCGAGTCAAAACAAGGCAGGGAAGGGAGCTGTTTGGATGTCATCTGGTAGTGCATTCGAAGGGAGATTTCCTCAACTTCCAAGATAACGTGCTCTCAAGAATACACAAGGTAGATTATGAAGGGGACGAAATATTTCCTGtaaaaaagaaagagaagttagaagaattgaaaaagagggacTCAACATATGGACTCACTGGTCATCACCTTAACCGCTTGTAAACATTCGTTAGGTAAAGAAAGCCTACATAATAAAGAAAGAGCATGGGACGTGGACAAGATCTCATACCGTGTCCCGAAAACCTTCGTCAGttacttgtcaaatcaagtcaggaTCACCAATGTTGACAATTTGACAAAGTAAAAGTCATATGCGAGATAATGTCCCACGACGAAATGATCCACTAAGAGAATATGGTCTACGAAGAATCAATGAAGTGCCCTGCAAGATACCAACCACGAAGTTGAAGTGGGAGAAATAAGCTAACTTGGCAAAAAAGATAACCTGCGAAGTAGATATACtggggagcaagaaaagagacagttttcccgacaaacccatgtgaacgtagcgaaagaaggggaaaaactgtATGGAAAATGGCTTGGGCGAAGTATAAGCAGTCCCGAAAGAAATCGGCGAAGGAAAATGAGATGTACCCCATTAGGGttgattggtctataaatagaggtccttggccAAAGCAAGggggattagggtttccttgtattcaagaacttgtattttgtttctttagaattcatcaataaaaaaTTTTCTAGTTTATATCACTgaacatgtcttagatcttggtcattttccttttgggtgtactactggatttccagtagttacattttaGCGCCCAGAAACAGGGACTTAGATTGGGGATCCATCCTCCTCTAAGAGTTTGAGAGAAATAAAAACCATCTAAAAATCGTAATAACTTGAGATCCAGGCGAATTCGGAAGAGAAACGTTGGTGAGGAGGCAGACGGAGAATCAGACTCAACAAGGATCGACCGATGGCAGGAAAAGCGAAACAAGTGAAACCGCTAACAATGGCGAGAAGGAGCAAACGGTTGGACGCTCTAAAGGGAGGAGAGAAAAAAGAGGcgtcagaagaagatgaaagacaaAAAGTCATAAGGCAACGAAAAGGCAACCCGAACGTAGAAGATGAATCCATGAAGGAACATGGAGCTGTTACGGAAAAGAAAACGAACCGAGAAAAGGTGGGGAAGAACGATGGTGGTAAAGACGTGATATTGAAAGAACCAAGTAAGACACTTCGTCGAGAGAAGAGGAAAGCAGGAATGGCGAGACGAGATGATCAAGCAAAACGAGGAGAATATGAACGTAATGGAAAAACGGAGGTCGGAATTACACATGGAGAAAACACTAATTCGGAAACGATAACAGTTTCGTCTCGGAAAAGGACTTTATATCGGGAGGAAAATCCTTATAAGGATTACGAGGAAGAAGACGAACGAGGATTGCAGAAGAGAAGGCTGCTAGAAGGACACAACCAGGAAAGATATCTAAGGAGGATGCTAGTGGAGGCGAGATATGAAAATCATAGGCTAAAATACGACGATGAAAGGAGATGCGAGGACGAAAACAAACGCAAAGGGAGAGAAAGAGATATTGACGAATCAGCAAGAGGGATTATGGACCTCGAGATCTTGCATGAGTTACGAAGATTGAGAACTCAGATGGGGAATTCGCACAGGCAAGATAGGTCTCAATGGATGGAAGAAAAGGTCATGTTGACCACTATGATACGTGTAGGGATGCAAACAACGCCTGGAGGAGAGCTGAAGAAGATTGACAGAAAGAAGGAAAAGTCATTACAAAAGGATCAAAAGCCACGAGGTGATGAAACTGGAGGACAACAACATAGGAACTCAAAGCAAACGAAGCAGGGAGTAAAAGCATGGACAGAGCTAGAACTCCCAAAGCTTAACACAACTGTGGAAAGGATATGGGAGGAAGTGACACTGACCGAGGAAATCCCAATGCCACCAAATTTGGGAAGAGAACCAGACCCTGAGAATAAGAGTCACGAGTTCTGCAGATATCATAGTTTTCATGGACATCACACAAACAATTGCAGGAGCGTCAAGAAAATCTTACTTCGCCTCATAGGGCAAGGGAAAATCGCATATTACGTAGAGTACCGGGAATTACCACCCCCACCACATCATCACGGGGACCTGACAGAACGGCATCGAGTCAAAACAAGGCAGGGAAGGGAGCTGTTTGGATGTCATCTGGTAGTGCATTCGAAGGGAGATTTCCTCAACTTCCAAGATAACGTGCTCTCAAGAATACACAAGGTAGATTATGAAGGGGACGAAATATTTCCTGtaaaaaagaaagagaagttagaagaattgaaaaagagggacTCAACATATGGACTCACTGGTCATCACCTTAACCGCTTGTAAACATTCGTTAGGTAAAGAAAGCCTACATAATAAAGAAAGAGCATGGGACGTGGACAAGATCTCATACCGTGTCCCGAAAACCTTCGTCAGttacttgtcaaatcaagtcaggaTCACCAATGTTGACAATTTGACAAAGTAAAAGTCATATGCGAGATAATGTCCCACGACGAAATGATCCACTAAGAGAATATGGTCTACGAAGAATCAATGAAGTGCCCTGCAAGATACCAACCACGAAGTTGAAGTGGGAGAAATAAGCTAACTTGGCAAAAAAGATAACCTGCGAAGTAGATATACtggggagcaagaaaagagacagttttcccgacaaacccatgtgaacgtagcgaaagaaggggaaaaactgtATGGAAAATGGCTTGGGCGAAGTATAAGCAGTCCCGAAAGAAATCGGCGAAGGAAAATGAGATGTACCCCATTAGGGttgattggtctataaatagaggtccttggccAAAGCAAGggggattagggtttccttgtattcaagaacttgtattttgtttctttagaattcatcaataaaaaaTTTTCTAGTTTATATCACTgaacatgtcttagatcttggtcattttccttttgggtgtactactggatttccagtagttacattttaGCGCCCAGAAACAGGGACTTAGATTGGGGATCCATCCTCCTCTAAGAGTTTGAGAGAAATAAAAACCATCTAAAAATCGTAATAACTTGAGATCCAGGCGAATTCGGAAGAGAAACGTTGGTGAGGAGGCAGACGGAGAATCAGACTCAACAAGGATCGACCGATGGCAGGAAAAGCGAAACAAGTGAAACCGCTAACAATGGCGAGAAGGAGCAAACGGTTGGACGCTCTAAAGGGAGGAGAGAAAAAAGAGGcgtcagaagaagatgaaagacaaAAAGTCATAAGGCAACGAAAAGGCAACCCGAACGTAGAAGATGAATCCATGATGTAACATGTCCAAATCGTGAAAGCTGGAGCTGTTACGGAAAAGAAAACGAACCGAGAAAAGGTGGGGAAGAACGATGGTGGTAAAGACGTGATATTGAAAGAACCAAGTAAGACACTTCGTCGAGAGAATAGGAAAGCAGGAATGGCGAGACGAGATGATCAAGCAAAACGAGGAGAATATGAACGTAATGGAAAAACAGAGGTCGGAATTACACATGGAGAAAACACTAATTCGGAAACGATAACAGTTTCGTCTCGGAAAAGGACTTTATATCGGGAGGAAAATCCTTATAAGGATTACGAGGAAGAAGACGAACGAGGATTGCAGAAGAGAAGGCTGCTAGAAGGACACAACCAGGAAAGATATCTAAGGAGGATGCTAGTGGAGGCGAGATATGAAAATCATAGGCTAAAATACGACGATGAAAGGAGATGCGAGGACGAAAACAAACGCAAAGGGAGAGAAAGAGATATTGACGAATCAGCAAGAGGGATTATGGACCTCGAGATCTTGCATGAGTTACGAAGATTGAGAACTCAGATGGGGAATTCGCACAGGCAAGATAGGTCTCAATGGATGGAAGAAAAGGTCATGTTGACCACTATGATACGTGTAGGGATGCAAACAACGCCTGGAGGAGAGCTGAAGAAGATTGACAGAAAGAAGGAAAAGTCATTACAAAAGGATCAAAAGCCACGAGGTGATGAAACTGGAGGACAACAACATAGGAACTCAAAGCAAACGAAGCAGGGAGTAAAAGCATGGACAGAGCTAGAACTCCCAAAGCTTAACACAACTGTGGAAAGGATATGGAAGGAAGTGACACTGACCGAGGAAATCCCAATGCCACCAAATTTGGGAAGAGAACCAGACCCTGAGAATAAGAGTCACGAGTTCTGCAGATATCATAGTTTTCATGGACATCACACAAACAATTGCAGGAGCGTCAAGAAAATCTTACTTCGCCTCATAGGGCAAGGGAAAATCGCATATTACGTAGAGTACCGGGAATTACCACCCCCACCACATCATCACGGGGACCTGACAGAACGGCATCGTGTCAAAACAAGCCAGGGAAGGGAGCTGTTTGGATGTCATCTGGTAGTGCATTCGAAGGGAGATTTCCTCAACTTCCAAGATAACGTGCTCTCAAGAATACACAAGGTAGATTATGAAGGGGACGAAATATTGCCTGtaaaaaagaaagagaagttagaagaattgaaaaagagggacTCAACATATGGACTCACTGGTCATCACCTTAACCGCTTGTAAACATTCGTTAGGTAAAGAAAGCCTACATAATAAAGAAAGAGCATGGGACGTGGACAAGATCTCATACCGTGTCCCGAAAACCTTCGTCAGttacttgtcaaatcaagtcaggaTCACCAATGTTGACAATTTGACAAAGTAAAAGTCATATGCGAGATAATGTCCCACGACGAAATGATCCACTAAGAGAATATGGTCTACGAAGAATCAATGAAGTGCCCTGCAAGATACCAACCACGAAGTTGAAGTGGGAGAAATAAGCTAACTTGGCAAAAAAGATAACCTGCGAAGTAGATATACtggggagcaagaaaagagacagttttcccgacaaacccatgtgaacgtagcgaaagaaggggaaaaactgtATGGAAAATGGCTTGGGCGAAGTATAAGCAGTCCCGAAAGAAATCGGCGAAGGAAAATGAGATGTACCCCATTAGGGttgattggtctataaatagaggtccttggccAAAGCAAGggggattagggtttccttgtattcaagaacttgtattttgtttctttagaattcatcaataaaaaaTTTTCTAGTTTATATCACTgaacatgtcttagatcttggtcattttccttttgggtgtactactggatttccagtagttacattttaGCGCCCAGAAACAGGGACTTAGATTGGGGATCCATCCTCCTCTAAGAGTTTGAGAGAAATAAAAACCATCTAAAAATCGTAATAACTTGAGATCCAGGCGAATTCGGAAGAGAAACGTTGGTGAGGAGGCAGACGGAGAATCAGACTCAACAAGGATCGACCGATGGCAGGAAAAGCGAAACAAGTGAAACCGCTAACAATGGCGAGAAGGAGCAAACGGTTGGACGCTCTAAAGGGAGGAGAGAAAAAAGAGGcgtcagaagaagatgaaagacaaAAAGTCATAAGGCAACGAAAAGGCAACCCGAACGTAGAAGATGAATCCATGAAGGAACATGGAGCTGTTACGGAAAAGAAAACGAACCGAGAAAAGGTGGGGAAGAACGATGGTGGTAAAGACGTGATATTGAAAGAACCAAGTAAGACACTTCGTCGAGAGAAGAGGAAAGCAGGAATGGCGAGACGAGATGATCAAGCAAAACGAGGAGAATATGAACGTAATGGAAAAACGGAGGTCGGAATTACACATGGAGAAAACACTAATTCGGAAACGATAACAGTTTCGTCTCGGAAAAGGACTTTATATCGGGAGGAAAATCCTTATAAGGATTACGAGGAAGAAGACGAACGAGGATTGCAGAAGAGAAGGCTGCTAGAAGGACACAACCAGGAAAGATATCTAAGGAGGATGCTAGTGGAGGCGAGATATGAAAATCATAGGCTAAAATACGACGATGAAAGGAGATGCGAGGACGAAAACAAACGCAAAGGGAGAGAAAGAGATATTGACGAATCAACAAGAGGGATTATGGACCTCGAGATCTTGCATGAGTTACGAAGATTGAGAACTCAGATGGGGAATTCGCACAAGCAAGATAGGTCTCAATGGATGGAAGAAAAGGTCAAGTTGACCACTATGATACGTGTAGGGATGCAAACAGTGCCTGGAGGAGAGCTGAAGAAGATTGACATAAAGAAGGAAAAGTCATTACAAAAGGATCAAAAGCCATGAGGTGATGAAACTGGAGGACACCAACATAGGAACTCAAAGCAAACGAAGCAGGGAGTAAACGCATGGACAGATCTAGAACTCCCAAAGATTAACACAACTGTGGAAAGGATATGGGAGGAAGTGACACTGACCGAGGAAATCCCAATGCCACCAAATTTGGGAAGAGAACCAGACCCTGAGAATAAGAGTCACGAGTTCTGCAGATATCATAGTTTTCACGGACATCACACAAACAATTGCAGGAGCGTCAAGAAAATCTTACTTCGCCTCATAGGGAAAGACAAAATCGCATATTACGTAGAGTACCGGGAATTACCATCCCCACCACATCATCACGGGGACCTGACAGAACGGCATCGAGTCAAAACAAACCATGGAAGG
This is a stretch of genomic DNA from Papaver somniferum cultivar HN1 chromosome 1, ASM357369v1, whole genome shotgun sequence. It encodes these proteins:
- the LOC113272256 gene encoding golgin subfamily A member 6-like protein 4, giving the protein MARRSKRLDALKGGEKKEASEEDERQKVIRQRKGNPNVEDESMKEHGAVTEKKTNREKVGKNDGGKDVILKEPSKTLRREKRKAGMARRDDQAKRGEYERNGKTEVGITHGENTNSETITVSSRKRTLYREENPYKDYEEEDERGLQKRRLLEGHNQERYLRRMLVEARYENHRLKYDDERRCEDENKRKGRERDIDESTRGIMDLEILHELRRLRTQMGNSHKQDRSQWMEEKVKLTTMIRVGMQTVPGGELKKIDIKKEKSLQKDQKP